In one Arthrobacter jinronghuae genomic region, the following are encoded:
- a CDS encoding HNH endonuclease, translating into MDQPRNTEPLSEEQSGENQRPAGRAGGGEQPCPSVTLAVYRAELADTSAGGEAAARPDDDPTGPTGATDPASARSDPSFQPEPAENAETTPADGAESPVGAFPDGFTGTLALQNLEAFDEAMVGEALVRVEHLISWGQAQRAHLLNRMEQIFRDNYFDPSERDNPGIAFSLAAAEGAAILNVPQVTGQRLLSEAGQLCGTHTATLSGLEEGRFSYQHAQVVLEQCQNVPASKLPAFEADLLKAAEGQTRAQFSAKARRLREKKFPETVSKRHLTAFEQRMVTLDREEDGMSCLSAHLRAAEAQQIYTALSTAARGEQAGGDSRSTDQLRADILSQLLMGGSRGLFATAGTRGEAGTRYATGVRPGTGHTGHRGHTGNDNGAAARYEGNLGFDGGPEGSPNMEGNPDTEARADVGSGPDEGIVPRTEIMVLISAETLFGADDQPAELHGYGPISAEEARRLARNAVGWTGLAQDPHTGEILGVGRRRKVPAGLRRWLRARDGTCRFPGCRVSTANADIDHTVDWAKGGATDHGNLEHLCRRHHRFKTLGYWNACQPAPGVIEWTSPTGRVYRTEPFLELGPPPPAAEQETDPLDTRQAMDSGEKDASPAPMPPF; encoded by the coding sequence ATGGATCAGCCTAGGAATACCGAACCACTCAGCGAAGAGCAGAGCGGTGAGAACCAGCGGCCGGCGGGGCGGGCTGGCGGCGGCGAGCAGCCCTGTCCTTCAGTCACTCTGGCTGTCTACCGGGCGGAACTGGCTGATACCTCCGCCGGCGGAGAGGCCGCGGCACGGCCCGACGACGACCCTACCGGACCTACTGGAGCTACCGACCCTGCGTCCGCCCGCTCTGACCCTTCCTTCCAGCCGGAACCCGCGGAGAATGCCGAGACCACTCCTGCCGACGGAGCTGAGAGTCCTGTCGGTGCCTTCCCAGACGGTTTCACCGGGACGCTGGCTTTGCAGAACCTTGAAGCCTTTGATGAAGCCATGGTTGGTGAGGCCTTGGTCCGGGTGGAGCATTTGATTTCCTGGGGGCAGGCGCAGCGGGCCCACCTATTGAACCGGATGGAGCAAATCTTCCGGGACAACTACTTCGACCCGTCGGAGCGGGACAATCCGGGGATCGCTTTCAGCCTCGCGGCGGCCGAAGGTGCAGCCATTCTGAATGTTCCGCAGGTGACCGGTCAGCGGCTGCTAAGCGAGGCCGGCCAGCTGTGCGGCACCCATACCGCCACCCTTTCCGGCTTGGAAGAGGGACGGTTTTCGTACCAGCATGCGCAGGTGGTCCTGGAACAGTGCCAGAACGTTCCCGCCTCGAAACTGCCAGCGTTCGAGGCGGACCTGTTGAAGGCGGCGGAGGGTCAGACGCGGGCGCAGTTCTCGGCCAAGGCCCGGCGGCTGCGCGAAAAGAAGTTCCCAGAGACCGTCAGCAAACGGCACCTGACCGCTTTCGAGCAGCGCATGGTCACCCTGGACCGGGAAGAGGACGGCATGTCCTGCCTCTCAGCCCACCTCCGGGCCGCGGAAGCGCAGCAGATCTATACCGCTCTCAGTACCGCCGCGCGGGGTGAGCAGGCGGGAGGGGATTCCCGCAGCACGGACCAGCTGCGTGCGGATATTCTGTCGCAGCTGCTGATGGGCGGCAGCCGGGGACTTTTCGCGACGGCCGGAACCCGAGGCGAGGCCGGAACCCGATACGCGACCGGAGTCCGACCCGGCACCGGCCACACCGGCCACAGAGGCCACACCGGCAATGACAATGGCGCAGCCGCCCGGTACGAGGGAAACCTCGGTTTTGACGGCGGCCCGGAAGGCAGTCCCAATATGGAAGGCAACCCCGATACAGAGGCCAGAGCGGACGTGGGATCAGGACCGGACGAGGGAATCGTCCCTCGGACCGAAATCATGGTCCTGATCAGCGCCGAAACCCTTTTCGGAGCCGACGACCAGCCCGCCGAGCTGCACGGCTACGGCCCCATCAGCGCCGAAGAAGCCCGCAGGCTCGCCCGCAACGCGGTCGGCTGGACTGGACTGGCCCAAGACCCGCACACCGGAGAAATCCTCGGGGTAGGACGGCGCCGAAAAGTCCCGGCAGGGCTTCGCCGCTGGCTCCGCGCCCGGGACGGAACCTGTAGGTTCCCCGGTTGCCGGGTCAGCACCGCGAACGCGGACATCGACCACACCGTCGATTGGGCGAAAGGCGGGGCTACGGACCACGGAAACCTGGAACACCTCTGCCGTCGGCACCATCGGTTCAAGACCCTGGGCTACTGGAACGCGTGCCAACCCGCGCCCGGGGTGATCGAGTGGACTTCGCCAACCGGACGGGTCTATCGGACCGAGCCCTTCTTGGAACTCGGTCCTCCGCCCCCGGCTGCCGAACAGGAAACGGACCCCCTCGATACCCGGCAGGCAATGGATTCCGGAGAGAAAGATGCCAGCCCAGCACCGATGCCGCCGTTCTAA
- a CDS encoding helix-turn-helix domain-containing protein, with amino-acid sequence MEDHSPLAAAAASPDPATGLRAVVALGRLRDQLEAVQVANARAQGWSWQAIADQLGISKQAVHQKYNRKAK; translated from the coding sequence ATGGAAGACCATTCCCCCTTGGCCGCCGCGGCGGCGAGTCCCGATCCGGCCACCGGGCTGCGCGCCGTCGTCGCCCTCGGCAGACTGCGCGACCAGCTTGAGGCCGTGCAGGTTGCCAACGCCCGGGCGCAGGGCTGGTCCTGGCAGGCGATAGCGGACCAGCTCGGCATCAGCAAGCAGGCAGTGCACCAGAAATACAACCGGAAAGCGAAGTAG
- a CDS encoding class I SAM-dependent methyltransferase — protein sequence MRNETLWEAKKRQNPEHSAWYISRFEAMREQGQDLDGEARLIDAMLPRGARILDAGCGPGRVGGELARRGHTVVGVDVDPELIDAARHDFPDLQWFVGDLAELDLPAEGVPEPFDVIVCAGNVMTFLAPGTAVDVLTRMRGHLAADGRIVVGFGGNRGYAFQAFFDDAAAAGLEVQQRFSTWDLRPFTPESDFLVAVLGRA from the coding sequence ATGCGAAACGAAACTCTCTGGGAAGCAAAAAAGCGGCAGAATCCCGAGCATTCCGCCTGGTACATCTCGCGGTTCGAAGCCATGCGGGAGCAGGGCCAGGACCTCGACGGCGAAGCCCGGCTGATCGACGCGATGCTGCCGCGCGGAGCCCGGATCCTCGACGCCGGCTGCGGTCCCGGCCGGGTGGGCGGGGAACTGGCGCGGCGTGGTCACACCGTTGTCGGCGTCGACGTCGATCCGGAACTTATCGACGCCGCCCGGCACGACTTCCCGGACCTGCAGTGGTTCGTGGGGGACCTGGCCGAGCTGGACCTGCCCGCCGAGGGCGTTCCGGAACCGTTCGACGTGATTGTCTGCGCCGGCAACGTGATGACCTTCCTGGCACCGGGAACCGCCGTCGACGTCCTGACCCGGATGCGCGGGCACCTGGCAGCCGACGGCCGGATAGTTGTCGGGTTCGGCGGAAACCGCGGCTATGCGTTCCAGGCGTTCTTTGACGACGCCGCCGCAGCCGGGCTTGAGGTGCAGCAGCGGTTCTCCACGTGGGACCTGCGGCCGTTTACGCCCGAGTCGGACTTCCTGGTGGCGGTGCTGGGCCGCGCCTAA
- a CDS encoding NADPH:quinone reductase, whose amino-acid sequence MKAIVYSATGPSSVLSLVDRDAAAPGAGEVRVRVAVSGVNPTDWKARAGSSLAFPEVVPNQDGAGVVDAVGEGVTGLQVGDRVWIYLAAHGRPTGTAQEFTVLPADRAVRLPEGIGFDVAASLGVPAMTAHRALTVHEHGPARLAPGALAGRTVLVQGGAGAVGHAAIQFAVWAGATVIATVSSDAKAELATAAGAQHIVRYPDDAEADRIREIAPDGVDHIVEVSPAQNAALDVDVIANHGSIAYYANNNGEEFTAPIVASFAKNVRWQGVLIYTVGTQAQHAAAEDITAALQDGALPVGESAGLPLTWFPLEETAAAHDAVEDGTTGKILIRVTHETA is encoded by the coding sequence ATGAAAGCAATCGTGTACTCCGCCACAGGCCCCTCGTCCGTCCTCTCCCTCGTTGACCGCGATGCCGCAGCCCCAGGTGCCGGCGAAGTGCGGGTCCGTGTTGCCGTTTCGGGCGTGAACCCCACCGACTGGAAGGCCCGTGCCGGCAGCAGCCTGGCCTTCCCCGAAGTAGTGCCGAACCAGGACGGCGCCGGGGTTGTCGACGCCGTCGGCGAGGGTGTGACCGGCCTTCAGGTGGGCGACCGGGTGTGGATCTACCTCGCCGCCCACGGCCGACCGACCGGGACCGCGCAGGAATTCACTGTCCTCCCCGCCGACCGGGCCGTACGGCTTCCGGAAGGCATTGGTTTTGACGTCGCCGCCAGCCTCGGCGTCCCCGCGATGACCGCGCACCGCGCCCTCACCGTCCACGAACACGGCCCGGCCCGGCTCGCCCCGGGCGCCCTCGCCGGCCGCACCGTCCTGGTTCAGGGCGGCGCCGGAGCCGTCGGCCATGCCGCCATCCAGTTCGCCGTCTGGGCCGGCGCCACCGTAATCGCGACGGTCAGCAGCGACGCGAAGGCCGAGCTCGCCACCGCTGCCGGAGCGCAGCACATTGTCCGCTACCCGGACGACGCCGAGGCAGACCGCATCCGCGAAATCGCCCCGGACGGCGTCGACCACATTGTCGAGGTATCCCCCGCCCAAAACGCGGCCCTCGATGTGGACGTAATCGCCAACCATGGCAGCATCGCCTACTACGCCAACAACAACGGCGAAGAGTTCACGGCACCGATCGTTGCGAGCTTCGCGAAAAATGTCCGCTGGCAGGGCGTCCTTATATATACGGTCGGGACACAGGCCCAGCACGCCGCGGCAGAGGACATCACCGCAGCACTGCAGGACGGCGCGCTGCCCGTCGGTGAGTCCGCGGGACTCCCCCTCACTTGGTTCCCCCTCGAGGAGACCGCTGCTGCGCACGACGCCGTTGAGGACGGAACCACGGGCAAGATCCTCATCCGAGTGACCCACGAGACCGCCTGA
- a CDS encoding maleylpyruvate isomerase family mycothiol-dependent enzyme, with product MNLEEDPQRASQLCLEAQARLTRRAAGLSDTDVLAPSRLPGWTVGHVLTHLARNADAHARRLSGALEGHDVPRYPGGAEQRAREIEEGAGRAAAETIADLSSSMLHLEKVLNLSDAAGWPNGHLMGDDSYGVAACPAHRLREVEMHHVDLGLGYTPADWPEEYVAWDLPVLLATVPERLGSPAKQRSFMAWLSGRGPLAPDTKLADW from the coding sequence GTGAATCTGGAAGAGGATCCGCAGCGGGCGTCACAACTATGCCTTGAGGCCCAGGCGCGTTTGACGCGTCGTGCCGCAGGCCTCTCAGACACGGACGTGCTGGCGCCGAGCCGCTTGCCCGGCTGGACAGTGGGTCATGTGCTGACCCATCTGGCGCGGAACGCCGATGCCCACGCCCGCCGGCTGTCCGGCGCCCTCGAAGGGCACGATGTTCCGAGGTATCCCGGCGGCGCCGAACAGCGCGCCCGGGAGATCGAGGAGGGGGCCGGCCGGGCTGCCGCAGAAACCATTGCGGATCTGAGCTCCAGCATGCTGCACCTCGAAAAGGTACTGAACCTTTCCGATGCTGCAGGATGGCCCAACGGGCACCTCATGGGCGACGACTCCTACGGTGTGGCTGCCTGTCCGGCGCATCGGCTCCGCGAAGTCGAGATGCATCACGTGGACCTGGGGCTCGGCTATACGCCAGCGGACTGGCCCGAGGAATACGTCGCGTGGGACCTGCCGGTGCTGCTTGCCACTGTTCCGGAACGGCTCGGGTCCCCTGCCAAGCAACGCAGCTTCATGGCGTGGCTGTCGGGCAGGGGACCGCTGGCTCCGGACACGAAGCTGGCGGACTGGTGA
- a CDS encoding alpha/beta hydrolase, protein MNGSTTPDTIVLVHGLWVTPRSWEGWKAHYEAKGFTVVTPAYPGFEIEVEALRENPDVIAALTVPETLDYLSGVIGDLPRPPIIMGHSFGGLLTQMLLARGLGVAGAAINSAPTEGVRVTPLSQARALFPALKNPANFHKAVGFTPEQWHYAFTNTLSREDSDAAYERYAIAAPGNWVWAYGLLANFQPGHQETWVDYSTDRAPLLFIGGSEDHIMPPSVNKSNAKHWAKSPALTEYHEFDGRAHWTCAEPGWEEVADYALDWTLGHAQPQPSAL, encoded by the coding sequence ATGAACGGTTCCACCACCCCGGATACGATCGTGCTGGTCCACGGGCTCTGGGTGACGCCCCGCAGCTGGGAAGGATGGAAAGCCCATTATGAGGCAAAGGGCTTCACCGTCGTGACGCCCGCTTATCCGGGCTTCGAGATAGAGGTTGAGGCACTGCGCGAAAACCCGGACGTGATCGCCGCGCTCACCGTACCGGAAACACTGGATTACCTCTCGGGCGTCATCGGGGACCTGCCCCGTCCGCCCATCATCATGGGCCACTCCTTCGGAGGGCTCCTGACCCAGATGCTGCTGGCCCGCGGTTTGGGGGTTGCCGGTGCTGCCATCAACTCGGCACCAACCGAAGGGGTGAGGGTTACCCCGCTGTCCCAGGCCCGCGCGCTCTTTCCCGCACTGAAGAACCCTGCCAACTTCCATAAAGCGGTGGGGTTCACCCCGGAGCAATGGCACTATGCCTTCACCAATACGCTGAGCCGGGAGGACTCCGACGCCGCCTACGAACGGTACGCTATTGCCGCTCCCGGAAACTGGGTGTGGGCGTACGGACTGCTTGCGAATTTTCAGCCGGGGCATCAGGAGACATGGGTGGATTACTCCACGGACAGGGCGCCGCTGCTGTTCATCGGAGGCAGCGAAGACCACATCATGCCCCCGTCGGTGAATAAATCCAACGCTAAACACTGGGCCAAATCGCCCGCCCTCACGGAGTATCACGAGTTTGACGGCCGAGCGCATTGGACCTGCGCCGAACCGGGGTGGGAAGAGGTGGCCGATTACGCGCTGGACTGGACCCTCGGCCACGCGCAACCGCAGCCGTCTGCTCTCTAG
- a CDS encoding Clp protease N-terminal domain-containing protein, producing MFERFTQQARQSVISAQEEAQTLEATQILPVHLLLSTVSTAEATTPLLASVLAESGLTSAQLRADLRAMGADSGYDDAAALESVGIDLDEVRRAIDAQFGEGALDAAAGSAPRRRRLFDSLKGGHRPFSSGAKAVLTNSLRESTARKDGYIGTEHLLLGILRGADPAAMSLISRHVGPEDLRMRILGTMDAAA from the coding sequence ATGTTTGAACGGTTTACACAGCAAGCCCGTCAAAGCGTCATCTCCGCACAGGAAGAAGCCCAAACCCTGGAGGCGACGCAGATCCTTCCGGTGCATCTACTCCTCAGCACCGTGTCCACCGCTGAAGCCACCACTCCCCTACTGGCATCCGTGCTGGCCGAGTCCGGACTGACCTCGGCGCAGCTGCGCGCGGACCTTCGCGCCATGGGCGCGGACTCCGGGTACGACGACGCCGCCGCCTTGGAATCCGTCGGTATCGACCTGGACGAAGTGCGACGCGCCATCGACGCACAATTCGGCGAAGGCGCCCTGGACGCGGCGGCCGGTTCCGCCCCGCGGCGCCGTCGCCTGTTCGACTCCCTCAAAGGCGGGCACCGGCCCTTCAGCAGCGGTGCGAAAGCCGTGCTGACCAACAGCCTGCGCGAATCAACGGCCCGGAAAGACGGTTACATCGGGACCGAACATCTCCTGCTCGGGATCCTGCGCGGCGCCGATCCCGCAGCCATGTCCCTGATTAGTCGGCATGTGGGCCCGGAGGACCTGAGGATGCGGATTCTCGGCACCATGGACGCCGCGGCCTAG